The Streptomyces sp. NBC_01142 genome has a window encoding:
- a CDS encoding GNAT family N-acetyltransferase gives MSAFSLTGTDLTTDRLVLRPWSAGEITAVLGDARLEHWAEDFPAEGDRVIAGFIAEQSEPLSEYGHRQIIERESGLVVGSISLLWPPSDGALEVGYGIVDSRRGRGYASEATRAFVEFALTSPDVTTVYADVELSNPASVRVLEKAGLQCWSSDATAARFRTTAPDLSQR, from the coding sequence GTGTCTGCTTTTTCATTGACCGGTACGGACCTGACCACTGACCGCCTCGTGCTGCGGCCTTGGTCCGCAGGTGAGATCACCGCTGTCCTCGGTGACGCGCGGTTGGAGCACTGGGCTGAGGACTTTCCCGCCGAGGGCGACCGCGTCATCGCCGGTTTCATCGCCGAGCAGTCGGAACCGCTGAGCGAGTACGGTCACCGTCAGATCATCGAGCGGGAGAGCGGCCTGGTGGTCGGCTCCATCAGTCTGCTCTGGCCGCCGAGTGACGGCGCTCTCGAAGTCGGATACGGCATCGTGGACTCGCGGCGCGGCCGTGGCTACGCCTCCGAGGCCACCCGGGCCTTCGTGGAGTTCGCCCTGACATCGCCGGACGTCACCACGGTGTACGCCGATGTGGAACTGTCGAACCCGGCCTCGGTACGCGTACTGGAGAAGGCCGGACTGCAATGCTGGAGCAGTGACGCAACGGCAGCTCGGTTCCGCACGACAGCACCAGACCTGTCCCAGCGGTAG
- a CDS encoding DUF6221 family protein codes for MAGNTDMVTFIEARLTEEEQVARDAGGASWRCPAEVPGEVHDRTSGIAFTVRGAGYDRHIALQDPARTLTRIETSRVLLGEYTEVADHDIDRPNDDYTSGRAVGLGFAVRQLAAEYAWHPDYKAKWLPRFIR; via the coding sequence ATGGCCGGCAACACAGACATGGTGACCTTCATCGAGGCGCGGCTCACCGAGGAGGAGCAAGTCGCGCGGGACGCCGGCGGCGCGAGCTGGAGGTGCCCGGCCGAAGTGCCCGGAGAGGTCCACGACAGGACCTCCGGTATCGCGTTCACGGTCAGAGGAGCCGGCTACGACCGGCACATCGCGCTCCAGGACCCGGCTCGCACGCTGACCCGCATCGAAACCAGCCGCGTCCTCCTGGGTGAGTACACCGAAGTGGCTGACCACGACATCGACCGCCCGAACGACGACTACACCTCGGGCCGTGCCGTCGGACTCGGCTTCGCAGTACGCCAACTGGCCGCCGAATACGCCTGGCACCCAGACTACAAAGCGAAATGGCTCCCCCGATTCATCCGATAA
- a CDS encoding DUF6191 domain-containing protein, giving the protein MTIWLMSFPAFLCLLVLFALVESAWRWFTGLGLIPWLHRRTGRSLSNIAFDEFTAVVNGNKTVELEQRRVELLRRDDESDGAPPRSSIDLTKGTAFIVLPQGADDTCADRRDVLEGRR; this is encoded by the coding sequence GTGACGATTTGGCTGATGTCGTTCCCGGCGTTCTTGTGTCTGCTGGTTTTGTTCGCCCTGGTGGAGAGCGCGTGGCGATGGTTCACGGGGCTGGGCTTGATCCCGTGGCTACACAGGCGCACGGGGCGGTCGTTGTCGAACATTGCCTTCGATGAATTCACGGCGGTCGTGAACGGAAACAAGACGGTGGAGCTGGAGCAGCGGCGGGTGGAGCTGCTGCGGCGGGACGACGAGAGCGACGGTGCGCCGCCCCGCTCCAGCATTGACCTGACCAAGGGCACGGCGTTCATCGTGTTGCCACAGGGAGCGGACGACACGTGCGCTGACAGGCGCGATGTCCTTGAGGGCCGGCGGTGA
- a CDS encoding DUF3995 domain-containing protein, with the protein MRREPEGTGAEPSTLWGRIACLWAAAFAGLHFYWAVGGDVGLSISAGPLATERPLWFVVAGLWGVGTLCLLGALLAWLLARSRLRGVPALLARWLGWGVSALLLVRGIGIEVLLLTNTTHLDTSVSVGQRAWTLALWNPWFIAGGLAFGLAALRSRRHTDAEPPPPSGG; encoded by the coding sequence GTGAGACGCGAACCGGAGGGAACAGGTGCAGAACCGTCCACGCTGTGGGGGCGTATCGCGTGCTTGTGGGCGGCCGCGTTCGCCGGGCTGCATTTCTACTGGGCCGTCGGTGGTGATGTGGGGCTGAGCATCTCCGCCGGTCCGCTGGCCACCGAGCGCCCGCTGTGGTTCGTCGTAGCCGGTTTGTGGGGTGTGGGCACGCTCTGCCTCCTCGGCGCCTTGCTGGCATGGCTGCTTGCCCGGTCCAGGCTCCGGGGTGTTCCCGCTCTGCTGGCAAGGTGGCTGGGGTGGGGCGTCAGTGCCCTCCTACTGGTCCGGGGCATCGGTATCGAGGTGCTGCTGTTGACCAACACGACGCACCTGGACACCTCGGTGAGCGTGGGGCAGCGGGCCTGGACGCTGGCCCTCTGGAACCCCTGGTTCATCGCCGGAGGACTGGCCTTCGGCCTCGCCGCCCTTCGGTCCCGCAGGCATACCGACGCAGAACCGCCACCCCCGTCGGGAGGTTGA